CCTCGCCGCCACCGTGCTGCGCTTCCTGCTCTTCCGCGCCTGGGTCTTCCCCGAGCGGCGCGGCACTCCCGCGAAGGACGACCACCGATGACCACGGCAGCAGTCCCCCTCTTCCCGTCCTCCCCACCCGCCGCGGTCGACGCCGCGATCGGCAGGCCCCGCTGGGAACGTCCCGCGTACGTCGCCCTGCTGCTCGCCACCGGCCTGCTGCTGGTGTGGAACCTGGGCGCCTCCGGCTACGCGAACTCCTTCTACTCCGCCGCCGTCCAGGCGGGCTCGGAGAGCTGGAAGGCCTTCTTCTTCGGGTCCTCGGACGCCGGGAACTCCATCACCGTCGACAAGCCCCCGGCCGCCCTGTGGCCGATGGCGCTGTCCGTCCGGCTGTTCGGGCTCGGGGCCTGGCAGATCCTCGTTCCCCAGGCCCTGATGGGTGTCGGCACCACCGCCGTCCTGTACGCCTCCGTGCGCCGCCAGTTCGGGCCCGCGGCGGCCCTGATCGGCGGGGCCGCGTTCGCGTTGACCCCGGTCGCCGCGCTGATGTTCCGCTTCAACAACCCGGACGCGCTGTTGACCCTGCTCCTGACGGTCACGGTGCACTGCGTCCTGCGGGCCCTCGACGGGGCGCACACCAAGTGGCTCGTCTGGGCGGGTGTCGCGGTCGGGTTCGCGTTCCTGACGAAGACCCTCCAGGCCTTCGTGATCCTGCCGCCGCTCGCCCTGCTGTACGCGGTCTGCGCGCCGACCGGGCTGCGCAGGCGGCTCGGACAACTGCTGCTCTCCGGGCTGGCGATGGTGGTGGCCGGCGGCTGGTGGGTGGCCATCGTCGAGCTGTGGCCGGCGGCCTCCCGCCCGTACATCGGCGGCTCGCAGAACAACTCCTTCCTGGAACTGACCCTGGGCTACAACGGCCTCGGCCGGATCAACGGCAACGAGACCGGCAGCGTCGGCGGGGGCGGGCGCCCCGGCGGGGGCGGCGGTGGCGGTGGCGGCGGCTGGGGTGAGACCGGTATCGACCGGCTCTTCTCCGGCAACATCGGCGGGCAGATCTCCTGGCTGCTGCCGGCGGCCCTGGTGCTGCTCGTGGCGGGACTGGTGATCACCTGGCGGGCCCGCCGGGCCACCGACTCGCTGGAGGGCATGGCCCGCGCGGCCTTCCTGGCCTGGGGCGGATCGCTGCTGATCACCGCGGTGGTCTTCAGCTACATGCAGGGCATCTTCCACGAGTACTACACCGTCGCCCTGGCCCCCTTCGTGGCCGCGCTGGTCGGCATGGGCGTGGCCGTCCTGTGGGAGGAACGGGGCAGCCGCGCGGCCTCCCTCACCCTCGCCGGGACCCTCGCGCTCACCGCGTGGTGGGCCTTCGTCCTGCTGGGCCGAGCGGAGGGGTACCTGCCCTGGCTGCGCTGGACGGTACTGGTCGCCGGCCTCGGAGCGGCGGTGCTCCTGCCGTTCGCGGCGCGGCTGGGCCGCCCGGTCCTGCTCGCGGTGGCCGGGGTGGGCCTCGCGGCCGCGCTGGCCGGGCCCCTCGCGTACTGCCTGACGACGGTGAACACCCCGCACACGGGCTCGATCGTCACCGCCGGTCCGGCCGTCGCGGGCGGGCGGGGGCCGGGCGGAGGTCCGGGCATGCGGGCCTTCTACGGCCCGGGCGGCGGCGCGTTCCCCCAGGGCGGCGGCCAGGGCGGGGCTCCCCAGGGCGGGTTCCCGGGCGGTACCCAGGGCGGTCCCGGCCGGACCATGCCCGGCGGCGGCCAGGCCCCCGGCGGCCAGGGAGGTCCCGGTGGTCAGGCTGGCCCCGGGGGACAGGCTCCCGGAGGCGGCGAGCGGCTCGGGAACCGCCCGGGCGGCGGCGGACCCGGCGGCGCCGGCGGACTGCTCAACGGGACCCGGGCGAGCGCCGAGGCGACGGCCGCCCTGCGCGCCGACGCCTCGCGGTACACCTGGGCGGCGGCCGCCATCGGCTCGCAGAACGCGGCGAGCTACCAGCTCGCCTCGGGCATGCCCGTGATGCCGATCGGCGGCTTCAACGGGAGCGACCCCTCCCCGACGCTGGAGCGGTTCAAGGCGTACGTGAAGGCCGGGAAGATCCACTGGTTCATCGGCCAGGGCGGCACCGACCAGGGCAGCACCGGCCAGGGCGGCGCCGAGGACGGCGGCACGGGCCAGGAGCGGGGCACGACCCGGATGGGCGGCGGTCCCGGCGGTGGTGCGAGCAGCGCCATCGAGACCTGGGTGAAGGCCAACTTCAAGGCCGAGACGGTCGGCGGCGCCACCTTCTACGACCTGACCGCCCCCGCCTCCGGAGCCACCGGCACCTCCTGATCCGGACCACCGCGGGGACGACCGCGGACCGACCCCGGAACGCGCGGAGCTCCGGCCGGGCAACAGCCCTGCCGGAGCTCCGCGTACGTGGGGGACCGGGCGGGTCAGGCCTTGAGCGACGTGGTCGCCGGGGCCTGCGGGGCGCTCTCGGCCATGGGCGCGTGGGCGGCCGGCTTCGACTTCAGGGCGACCTCCTTGATGAACAGCACCAGGAGCAGGGAGAGCAGGGCGAACGGTGCGGCGTACAGGAAGACGTCGCCGACGCCGTGCCCGTAGGCGGACTCGATCACCGTACGGAACGGCGCGGGCAGCTTGTCGAGGTCGGGGATCCCCCCGCCGGCGGTGCCCCCGTGGCCCATCGCGGCGGCCTTCGGCCCGAGGGCGGTCAGCTCGTCCTGGACGTAGTGGGTGACCCGGTTGGCCATCACCGCGCCGAGTGCCGAGACGCCCACGGCGCCGCCGAGCGAGCGGAAGAAGGTGACGACGGAGCTGGCGGAGCCCAGGTCCTCGGGGGCCACCTGGTTCTGGGTGGCGAGGACGAGGTTCTGCATCATCATGCCGAGACCGAGTCCGGTCAGCGCCATGTAGATCGCGATGTGCCAGTACGGGGTGTCGTACCGCAGGGTGCCCAGCAGTCCGAGTCCGGCGGTCAGCAGCGCGCCGCCGGCGACGAGCCAGGCCTTCCACTTGCCGGTCCTGGTGATCACCGCACCGGAAAGAGTGGAGGAGACGAAGAGCCCGCCGATCATCGGAATCGTGAGGATTCCGGACATCGTGGGGGACTCGCCGCGGGCCAACTGGAAGAACTGGCTGAAAAAGACCGTGCCCGAGAACATCGCGATGCCGACGAACAGGGAGGCCGCCGAGGCCAGGGTGATGGTCTTGTTGCGGAACAGCCGCAGCGGGATGATCGGGTCGCTCGCGCGGGACTCGACGAGGACGAAGAGCAGGCCGAGCGCGACCGATCCGGCGGTCATCGCCAGGCTGGTCCAGGAGATCCAGTCGTACGAGTCGCCGGCCTGGGTGACCCAGATCAGGAGCAGCGACACGGCGCCGCTGATCAGGAGGGCGCCCAGCCAGTCCACCTTGACGTCACGCCGGACCACCGGGAGCTTCAGCGTCTTCTGGAGCACGATCAGCGCGATGATCGCGAAGGGCACGCCGACGTAGAAGCACCAGCGCCAGCCGAGCCAGTCGGTGTCGGTGATGACGCCGCCGAGGAGCGGCCCGCCGACGGTGGCGACGGCGAACACCGCACCGAGGTAGCCGCTGTAACGGCCGCGCTCGCGCGGGGAGATCATCGCGGCCATCACGATCTGCGCGAGGGCGGACAGGCCGCCGACGCCGATGCCCTGGACCACGCGGCACGCGATGAGCATGCCGGTGTTCTGGGACAGGCCCGCGACCACGGAACCGAGGACGTAGATCACCAGGGACATCTGGACCAGCAGCTTCTTGCTGAAGAGGTCGGACAGCTTGCCCCAGAGCGGGGTCGCGGCCGTCATCGACAGCAGGGCGGCGGTGACGACCCAGGTGTAGGAGGACTGGGTGCCGCCGAGGTCGCTGATGATCTCGGGAAGGGCGTTGGAGACGATCGTGGACGACAGGATCGCCACGAACATGCCGAGCATCAGCCCGGACAGGGCCTTCATGATCTGCGGGTGCGTCATGGGCGTGCCGTCGGACGTGGTCTCCGGCCGGCCGCTTTCCCGCACACCGTCGGGTGTGGTCGTTGCCATGCGTTTCCTCGGGTTCTAGAAGCTCGATCGGAGTCGGGCCAGCAGGGTGTTGAGTGCGTCGACGTCCTCGGCGGACCAGTCGGCCAGGGCGCGTTCCAGCGCCCGCGTGTACCGGGTCCCGAGGTCGGTCAGGAGTGCGCGGCCGGTCGGGGTGAGCCGCAGGATCCGGCAGCGGCCGTCGACGGGGTCGGTCTCGCGCTCGATCCAGCCGCGTTCGGCGACGTGGGTCACGTGCCGGCTGGTCACCGAGATGTCGATGGCCATGAGTTCGGCGAGCCGGCCGAGCCGCATCTCGCCGTGCCGGTCGAGCACGGTGAGCACGGCGGCCGAGCCGGGCGGGCAGTGCGGGGGCAGGGTGCGGGCGAGGTCGCGCTTGACCGCGCCGATGCCGGTGAGTTGGCGGGCCAGCTCCTCGTACGCGGGAGCGGTCGTCGGGCTCGTCGTCGGCCCCGTCGTCGGACCCGTCTCCCCCGGACCGGCCGTCGTCGCGGTTGTGGACGTGGTCGAAGTCGTCACCGGGCACCCCCCATCTTGTTGCTTTGGGCAACCATAGAAGCGGATGGTTGCTACAGGCAAATGAATTCGGGGGGTGGGGCGGTAAAGGAAAGGGAAAACCCGCTAGGGTCCTGACCCATGGCTGAGAACCACAACTCACAGGTCCCCGAGGGCAACCACGACCCCGCGGGCAGCACGCAGATGTTCCGGGCGTTCGTGGAGGAAGCCGCCCCGGCCCGCCAGGCCGGGCCCGGTGCGCGACAGCAGCGGCGGGCCGAGCGTCAGGCCGGTTCGAAGACGGGCACCTGGATCGCCCTCGGGGCGGCTCTGATCCTGGTCCTCGCGGTGGTCCTCTGGGTCGTCCTGTAGAGACCGAGCGACCAGGCGACGACGTGACGGCGTGACGGCGCGACGACGTGACGCGGAGGCCGGCCCCGCCGGCCCTGCGGATCCGTCCCGTCCTGTCCCCTTCGTTCAGTTCCAGGTGGCGGTGACGTTCCGGGTGTCCACGTGCATGCCCAGGGGGACGCGCCAGGATTCGACGCAGACCGTGTAGGTCCGCGTCTTCGTCGTGCCGCCCGCGATCGGGGTGGGCAGGGGCTGCGTCGTCGTGCGGGTGGCCCAGTCGACGCCGAGGGCGCCGATGATGTGCGTCGCGAAGGTGATCGTGCCGGAGCGGGCCGCCGTGGTGCCGGTGTTGGTGAAGCTCACCGTGACGTTCTCGCACCACCGGTCCGCCGCGCCCGACCGGGTCGGGGCGCCGAGGGTCAGTCGCGCCGGCGTGGCCGGTGCCGGTGTCGGGGTCGGTGTGGTGCCCGGCGGGCTCGTCGGCGGCCTGGGCGTACCGGAGCCGCCCGAGCCGGCACCGCCGGTGCTTCCCGAGCCGCCCGTGCTTACCGAGCCGCCGGCGCCGCCCGTACTCGACCCGCCCGTACCTCCCGTCGTGCCCGCGGGCGCGCCCGGGAGCCCGGGCTCCGCGCCCGTGCCCGTGTTCGGAGCCGGTACGGAGCCGCCGCCCGGCGGGGGCGTCGGTCCGTTCCCGCCGTCGCCCGAGGTCTGCGGTGCGGGCGAGCCGGCCGGCGTACCGGTGGAGGCGGAGGCGGTGCCCGACGTCGGCGGGGCGCCGAGTCGCTGGAGCTCCACCTGTCCCCGGGGCGGTACGTTCTCCCCCGCGCCCCGCTCCGGACCGGGCGCGGCGGCGCCCACGGCCACGTAGCCGTCGCGCGTCGCGCCGCCGCAGCCGGTGAGGGCCGCGGCGGCGGTCGAGCAGCAGAGGGTGAGGGCCAGCGCCGCGCGTGATCCCGTTCGCATCGCGTCAGTTTTCCTGACGCATCGTCAATTGGGAACGGTGCGGAGCCGGTTGATTCCCTACTCGCCGATCAGGCCCACGCGCAGTTGCGCGAGCGTGCGGGTCAGCAGTCGGGAGACGTGCATCTGGGAGATGCCGACCTCCTCGCCGATCTGCGACTGGGTCATGTTGGCGAAGAACCGCAG
This region of Streptomyces sp. NBC_00513 genomic DNA includes:
- a CDS encoding glycosyltransferase family 39 protein; this translates as MTTAAVPLFPSSPPAAVDAAIGRPRWERPAYVALLLATGLLLVWNLGASGYANSFYSAAVQAGSESWKAFFFGSSDAGNSITVDKPPAALWPMALSVRLFGLGAWQILVPQALMGVGTTAVLYASVRRQFGPAAALIGGAAFALTPVAALMFRFNNPDALLTLLLTVTVHCVLRALDGAHTKWLVWAGVAVGFAFLTKTLQAFVILPPLALLYAVCAPTGLRRRLGQLLLSGLAMVVAGGWWVAIVELWPAASRPYIGGSQNNSFLELTLGYNGLGRINGNETGSVGGGGRPGGGGGGGGGGWGETGIDRLFSGNIGGQISWLLPAALVLLVAGLVITWRARRATDSLEGMARAAFLAWGGSLLITAVVFSYMQGIFHEYYTVALAPFVAALVGMGVAVLWEERGSRAASLTLAGTLALTAWWAFVLLGRAEGYLPWLRWTVLVAGLGAAVLLPFAARLGRPVLLAVAGVGLAAALAGPLAYCLTTVNTPHTGSIVTAGPAVAGGRGPGGGPGMRAFYGPGGGAFPQGGGQGGAPQGGFPGGTQGGPGRTMPGGGQAPGGQGGPGGQAGPGGQAPGGGERLGNRPGGGGPGGAGGLLNGTRASAEATAALRADASRYTWAAAAIGSQNAASYQLASGMPVMPIGGFNGSDPSPTLERFKAYVKAGKIHWFIGQGGTDQGSTGQGGAEDGGTGQERGTTRMGGGPGGGASSAIETWVKANFKAETVGGATFYDLTAPASGATGTS
- a CDS encoding MDR family MFS transporter: MATTTPDGVRESGRPETTSDGTPMTHPQIMKALSGLMLGMFVAILSSTIVSNALPEIISDLGGTQSSYTWVVTAALLSMTAATPLWGKLSDLFSKKLLVQMSLVIYVLGSVVAGLSQNTGMLIACRVVQGIGVGGLSALAQIVMAAMISPRERGRYSGYLGAVFAVATVGGPLLGGVITDTDWLGWRWCFYVGVPFAIIALIVLQKTLKLPVVRRDVKVDWLGALLISGAVSLLLIWVTQAGDSYDWISWTSLAMTAGSVALGLLFVLVESRASDPIIPLRLFRNKTITLASAASLFVGIAMFSGTVFFSQFFQLARGESPTMSGILTIPMIGGLFVSSTLSGAVITRTGKWKAWLVAGGALLTAGLGLLGTLRYDTPYWHIAIYMALTGLGLGMMMQNLVLATQNQVAPEDLGSASSVVTFFRSLGGAVGVSALGAVMANRVTHYVQDELTALGPKAAAMGHGGTAGGGIPDLDKLPAPFRTVIESAYGHGVGDVFLYAAPFALLSLLLVLFIKEVALKSKPAAHAPMAESAPQAPATTSLKA
- a CDS encoding MarR family winged helix-turn-helix transcriptional regulator, with product MARQLTGIGAVKRDLARTLPPHCPPGSAAVLTVLDRHGEMRLGRLAELMAIDISVTSRHVTHVAERGWIERETDPVDGRCRILRLTPTGRALLTDLGTRYTRALERALADWSAEDVDALNTLLARLRSSF